Proteins from one Hyperolius riggenbachi isolate aHypRig1 chromosome 2, aHypRig1.pri, whole genome shotgun sequence genomic window:
- the FUT4 gene encoding alpha-(1,3)-fucosyltransferase 4: MKRESVMSFDKLRGWRPCRRGRWRTLKSQILAASLTCMVLFVYACTQDLLQSPVHFSLLWGSPSQQRQVTILIWYEPFGKRRRLGDCHILYNITGCHITANRSLFQKADALLFHHRDIGDFADYPYERRPTTQKWIWMNFESPSHSSWLSTLGGVFNWTMSYRVDSDIFVPYGYLFSRKRSKIILPRKKKMVAWVISNWNEDHERVQYYNQLREYIDIDIYGRYGMDLKQDNIVKTVSEYKFYLAFENSLHTDYITEKLWRNAFKSAAVPIVMGPSRYNYEMFIPRNSFIHVDDFSSPRKLAMYLKFLDKNMHMYRRYFTWKKRYDVHVTSFWDEHYCTACESVKVAGNLYRTVTDLATWFES, from the coding sequence ATGAAAAGAGAAAGTGTGATGTCTTTCGATAAGCTACGTGGTTGGAGACCATGTCGGAGGGGACGCTGGAGGACGCTTAAGTCCCAGATACTTGCCGCCAGTTTGACATGCATGGTCCTTTTTGTGTACGCATGCACGCAGGATTTACTGCAGAGTCCCGTGCATTTTTCATTGCTCTGGGGAAGTCCTTCCCAGCAAAGACAGGTGACCATTCTAATCTGGTACGAACCGTTCGGCAAACGGAGACGGCTCGGAGACTGCCACATCCTCTACAACATCACCGGCTGTCACATAACCGCCAATAGAAGCCTCTTCCAAAAGGCTGACGCTCTCTTGTTCCACCACCGAGACATAGGAGACTTTGCAGACTATCCATATGAAAGACGTCCGACCACCCAAAAGTGGATCTGGATGAACTTTGAGTCGCCCTCGCATTCCTCGTGGTTGTCTACTTTAGGGGGAGTATTCAACTGGACCATGTCCTACAGGGTAGATTCGGATATATTTGTGCCATACGGTTATTTATTTTCTAGGAAACGCTCAAAAATAATACTCCCCCGAAAGAAAAAAATGGTGGCCTGGGTGATAAGCAACTGGAATGAGGACCATGAAAGAGTCCAGTATTACAACCAGCTGAGGGAGTACATAGATATCGACATCTACGGTAGGTACGGGATGGATTTAAAACAGGATAACATTGTGAAAACCGTGTCGGAGTACAAGTTTTACCTCGCATTTGAGAACTCGCTGCACACAGATTACATCACGGAAAAACTGTGGCGGAACGCCTTCAAGTCCGCCGCCGTCCCCATCGTGATGGGCCCCAGCCGGTACAACTACGAAATGTTCATCCCCCGGAACTCTTTCATCCATGTGGACGACTTCTCCAGCCCCAGGAAGCTGGCCATGTACCTGAAGTTTTTGGATAAAAACATGCACATGTACCGGAggtatttcacgtggaaaaaGCGGTACGACGTTCATGTGACCTCCTTCTGGGACGAGCATTACTGCACGGCGTGCGAAAGTGTGAAGGTGGCGGGGAACCTGTATCGGACGGTCACAGACCTCGCGACGTGGTTTGAAAGCTGA